A window of the Janthinobacterium agaricidamnosum NBRC 102515 = DSM 9628 genome harbors these coding sequences:
- a CDS encoding glucoamylase family protein codes for MTNQNAEQNIEELLHLLQLDSFEYFLHEYNSVNGLICDKTHAGWPASIAAVGMALTVYPVGVERGFMSRDAALARTLLTLRFFAGSDQSGGAGATGYKGFYFHFLDMESGTRAWGSELSSIDTALLIAGMLTAAAYFQNDTPDESEVRRLAGQLYRRVDWTWMLNGNTLICHGWTPEHGFLPWRWEGYDEALILYVLALGSPTFPVGPDSYTAWTASYEWKQVYGIEFLYAGPLFIHQMSHVWIDFRAIQDDFMRRHGSDYFDNSRRATRVQQQYAMHNPLGFQQYGEFCWGITASDGPGDTSKKINGVERIFHDYVARGVPYGPDDGTLAPWAVVACLPFAPEIVLPTVRYFQKLQLREVNPYGFKASFNPTYPCDAQRRCGWVSPYHFGINEGPTVIMIENYRSDLVWSLTRQCPFIKTGLRRAGFRGGWLA; via the coding sequence GTGACAAATCAAAATGCTGAGCAAAATATCGAAGAGTTATTGCACCTGTTGCAGCTCGATTCATTCGAGTATTTCCTGCACGAATACAACTCCGTCAACGGCCTGATTTGCGATAAGACCCACGCCGGCTGGCCGGCCAGCATCGCCGCGGTCGGCATGGCGCTGACGGTGTATCCGGTCGGCGTCGAACGCGGTTTCATGAGCCGCGACGCGGCGCTGGCCCGCACCTTGCTGACGCTGCGTTTTTTTGCCGGCAGCGACCAGAGCGGCGGTGCCGGCGCCACCGGCTACAAGGGTTTTTATTTTCACTTCCTCGACATGGAAAGCGGTACCCGCGCATGGGGCAGCGAATTGTCGAGCATCGATACCGCGCTATTGATTGCCGGCATGCTGACCGCCGCCGCGTATTTTCAAAACGATACGCCGGATGAAAGCGAAGTGCGCCGCCTGGCCGGGCAATTGTACCGGCGTGTCGACTGGACTTGGATGCTCAATGGCAATACGCTGATTTGCCATGGCTGGACTCCCGAACACGGCTTTTTACCATGGCGCTGGGAAGGCTATGATGAGGCGCTGATCCTGTATGTGCTGGCGCTGGGGTCGCCGACTTTTCCAGTCGGACCGGACAGCTACACGGCGTGGACCGCCAGCTATGAATGGAAGCAGGTATATGGCATCGAGTTCCTGTATGCGGGCCCGCTGTTCATTCACCAGATGTCGCATGTATGGATCGATTTCCGGGCCATCCAGGATGACTTCATGCGCCGGCATGGCAGCGATTATTTCGATAATAGCCGGCGCGCCACGCGGGTACAGCAGCAATATGCGATGCATAACCCGCTCGGCTTCCAGCAATACGGCGAGTTTTGCTGGGGCATCACGGCCAGCGACGGTCCGGGCGATACCAGCAAGAAGATCAATGGCGTCGAACGGATTTTCCACGATTATGTCGCGCGCGGCGTGCCTTACGGTCCCGACGACGGCACGCTGGCGCCGTGGGCGGTGGTGGCGTGTTTGCCATTCGCGCCGGAAATCGTGTTGCCGACCGTGCGGTATTTCCAGAAGTTGCAGTTGCGGGAAGTTAATCCCTACGGCTTCAAGGCATCGTTCAACCCCACCTATCCCTGCGATGCGCAGCGCCGCTGCGGCTGGGTCTCGCCCTATCATTTCGGCATCAATGAAGGGCCGACCGTGATCATGATCGAAAACTACCGCAGCGACCTGGTCTGGTCGCTGACGCGCCAATGCCCGTTTATCAAGACCGGCTTGCGGCGCGCCGGATTTCGCGGCGGCTGGCTCGCATGA
- a CDS encoding PQQ-dependent sugar dehydrogenase has translation MPSFGLDGFLYAGAGDPPGNGQNLNVLLGKMLRLDVRTATVAQAYLIPPGNPFINQSGKRGEIWAYGLRNPWRYAFDTVDNRLYLADAGQRIRSW, from the coding sequence TTGCCGAGCTTCGGCCTCGACGGTTTCCTGTATGCCGGCGCCGGCGATCCCCCCGGCAATGGTCAAAACCTGAATGTCTTGCTGGGCAAAATGCTGCGCCTCGATGTCCGCACGGCGACCGTCGCGCAAGCGTATCTGATTCCGCCCGGCAATCCCTTCATCAACCAGTCCGGCAAGCGCGGCGAGATCTGGGCCTACGGCTTGCGCAACCCGTGGCGCTACGCCTTCGATACGGTCGACAATCGGCTGTACCTCGCCGATGCCGGCCAGCGAATACGATCATGGTAG
- a CDS encoding thioesterase family protein, which translates to MARLNLDFPEDQYCYSSQLTVRVTDINGANHLGNDSMISMISEARARFLLELGVRETESDGTGMIVTDLATAYKAEAHAHDQLLFEVGVMDFNKYGGDITFRISRPRDQVLIALAKSGFVFFNYKNSQVVPMPDEFRSRFPQVNWID; encoded by the coding sequence ATGGCCCGTTTGAACCTTGATTTTCCTGAAGATCAATACTGCTATTCATCGCAACTGACCGTCCGCGTGACCGACATCAATGGCGCGAATCACCTTGGCAACGATTCGATGATTTCGATGATCTCCGAAGCCCGCGCGCGCTTTCTGCTGGAATTGGGCGTGCGTGAAACCGAGAGCGACGGCACCGGCATGATCGTCACCGACCTGGCCACCGCCTACAAGGCGGAAGCCCATGCGCATGACCAGTTGCTGTTCGAAGTAGGCGTGATGGATTTCAACAAATACGGCGGCGACATCACCTTCCGCATCAGCCGTCCGCGCGACCAGGTACTGATCGCGCTGGCCAAATCCGGCTTTGTTTTCTTTAACTATAAAAACAGCCAGGTGGTGCCGATGCCGGACGAATTCCGCAGCCGGTTCCCGCAAGTGAACTGGATCGACTGA
- a CDS encoding DUF3016 domain-containing protein yields MKPFSKTLLVSLSLLASSAAWAGVTVDFVKPEQFSDMPFNQSEKEAVLDKVGKHLELLGKNLPAGQNLKVEVLDIDLAGRLQPSRRALDDIRIMNGGADWPRMHVTYELEADGKVISSGDAQLSDLSYLNRINRYPSGESLRYEKQMLDDWFNKTFKPQTSSK; encoded by the coding sequence ATGAAACCTTTTTCCAAAACCTTGCTCGTGAGCTTGTCCTTGCTGGCCAGTAGCGCCGCGTGGGCGGGCGTGACGGTCGATTTCGTCAAGCCGGAACAGTTTTCAGACATGCCTTTTAATCAAAGTGAAAAAGAGGCGGTGCTGGATAAAGTGGGCAAGCACCTGGAATTGCTGGGGAAAAATTTGCCTGCCGGTCAAAACCTGAAAGTGGAAGTGCTGGATATCGACCTGGCCGGACGGCTGCAGCCAAGCCGGCGCGCGCTGGACGATATTCGCATCATGAACGGCGGCGCCGACTGGCCGCGCATGCATGTGACGTATGAGCTGGAAGCCGATGGCAAGGTGATCAGCAGCGGCGATGCCCAGTTGTCGGACCTGTCTTACCTGAACCGCATCAACCGCTACCCGTCCGGCGAAAGCCTGCGTTATGAAAAACAGATGCTCGACGACTGGTTCAACAAGACTTTCAAGCCGCAGACCAGCAGCAAATAA
- a CDS encoding DUF3369 domain-containing protein has product MSFLSSASPKLAPWKILLVDDEPDIHDITKLTLNRFRLEGRGLSFVHAYSGAEAKQVLAAEADIALVFLDVVMEKEDSGLEVARWMREDLGNQFTRIVLRTGQPGQAPEERVIVNYDINDYKEKTELDRTKLFTTTFAALRAYRDIMKVEEARLAQLNYREGLERVIAASAHIFQQRNLHDFASGLLQQVVALLRLETSMLLRLRGASAISGEQDYEILARIGANDTDDDGFLHPELLSQLDDAKSNKISRLHGDTYVGYFPNSSGKASLLVLKGVDEISDIDAQLLEVFCSGVAIAFDNILLTQEITDTQAELILRLGDVVESRSHEAGNHVRRMAEVCALLAKASGMPDDETAVLKHAAPMHDIGKISTPDAVLLKPGKLDAGEWEVMKQHPSVGMSILDGSQRPLLKAAAVIAHQHHEKFDGSGYPQGLAGQQIHHYARIVAVADVFDALMHKRCYKEAWPVGRVVDYLREVSGKHLDPLYVELLIQHIDKALAVNQRFPD; this is encoded by the coding sequence ATGTCTTTTTTGTCTTCAGCCTCGCCCAAGTTAGCGCCGTGGAAAATCCTGCTCGTCGATGATGAACCCGATATCCATGACATCACCAAACTGACGCTGAACCGCTTCCGCCTCGAAGGACGCGGCCTGAGCTTCGTGCATGCGTACAGCGGCGCCGAGGCCAAGCAAGTGCTGGCGGCCGAGGCCGATATCGCGCTGGTATTTCTCGACGTGGTGATGGAAAAGGAAGACAGCGGCCTGGAAGTGGCGCGCTGGATGCGCGAAGACCTGGGCAACCAGTTCACCCGCATCGTGCTGCGCACCGGACAGCCCGGACAGGCGCCGGAAGAACGGGTGATCGTCAATTACGACATCAACGATTACAAGGAAAAGACCGAACTCGACCGCACCAAGCTGTTCACCACCACCTTTGCCGCGCTGCGCGCCTACCGCGACATCATGAAAGTCGAAGAAGCGCGGCTGGCCCAGCTGAATTACCGCGAAGGCCTGGAACGGGTGATCGCCGCGTCGGCCCATATTTTCCAGCAGCGCAACCTGCACGATTTCGCCAGCGGCTTGCTGCAGCAAGTGGTCGCGCTGCTGCGCCTGGAAACCAGCATGCTGCTGCGCCTGCGCGGCGCCAGCGCCATCAGCGGCGAGCAGGATTATGAAATCCTGGCGCGCATCGGCGCCAACGACACCGACGACGACGGTTTCCTGCATCCTGAATTGCTATCCCAGCTGGACGATGCGAAAAGCAACAAAATCTCGCGTCTGCATGGCGATACCTATGTCGGTTATTTCCCGAACAGCAGCGGCAAGGCATCGTTGCTGGTGTTAAAAGGCGTCGATGAAATTTCCGACATCGACGCCCAATTGCTGGAAGTCTTTTGTTCCGGCGTGGCGATCGCCTTCGACAATATCTTGCTGACGCAGGAAATCACCGATACCCAGGCCGAACTGATCCTGCGTCTGGGCGACGTGGTCGAATCGCGCTCGCACGAAGCGGGCAACCATGTGCGGCGCATGGCCGAGGTATGCGCATTGCTGGCCAAGGCGTCCGGCATGCCGGACGATGAAACGGCGGTACTGAAGCACGCCGCGCCGATGCACGACATCGGCAAGATTTCGACGCCGGACGCGGTCTTGCTGAAACCGGGCAAGCTCGACGCCGGCGAATGGGAAGTCATGAAACAGCATCCGTCTGTCGGCATGTCGATACTCGACGGTTCGCAGCGCCCGCTGTTAAAAGCGGCGGCGGTGATCGCCCACCAGCATCACGAAAAATTCGATGGCAGCGGTTATCCGCAAGGCTTGGCCGGCCAGCAAATCCACCACTACGCGCGCATCGTCGCGGTGGCCGACGTGTTCGACGCGCTGATGCACAAGCGCTGCTACAAGGAAGCATGGCCGGTCGGCCGGGTGGTCGATTATTTACGCGAAGTAAGCGGCAAGCACCTCGATCCGCTCTATGTCGAATTGCTGATCCAGCATATCGACAAGGCGCTGGCGGTCAACCAGCGTTTCCCGGATTGA
- a CDS encoding GAF domain-containing sensor histidine kinase, with amino-acid sequence MENRLKRLEAVQTVLLEIGQRSSTCSDISEFLQAVHAALGRIMYAANFYVALSDRDDGLVRFPYFVDEFDLPPDPEVGVRLASSEQSPTAWVMLNRQRLVMTAEEEAAKKGDGSTWGGGTSAEHWMGCPLLDQQHQALGAIVIQSYDTRHTFHQEDQALFALIANHVSSALQGMQSMDRLERAVQERTALLAHEVAERRRAENLQHALYEIANLSALASDAGTLYQRLHEIISELVTAKNFLIALYHPDSKDISIPYFVDEKDAQAPVQRFHYGVGMSSYVLARKQASLLDAAAYARLVASGEMDEALGNAGMTSWMGAPMLLGDRAYGVIIVQSYDQSVIYSQPDLDILAFMASHVAVAIARMQADRAIRQAKETLEEQNAALNSALTALREAQSELVRQEKLASLGRLVAGVAHEINTPLGICVTATSHLVQELKLAREELAAGELNEDGLQQFFDIIDQTLRIMTTNTQRAAALVRSFKQVAVDQSSDDIRSFNLHNYLAEVLLSLQPKLKGKPVKVALDCPADLQLDSFPGAVSQIVTNMVVNSLVHGFAEDTPGHIAIAVRLDQGQVYLDYSDDGIGMDGATLAQLFDPFFTTKRGSGGSGLGAHILYNLVTGPLGGSVKADSAPGQGLRYRLRFPQSRRA; translated from the coding sequence ATGGAAAACCGTCTCAAGCGTCTCGAAGCCGTACAAACCGTGTTGCTGGAAATCGGGCAAAGGTCGAGCACCTGCAGCGACATCAGCGAATTCCTGCAAGCGGTGCATGCGGCGCTGGGCCGCATCATGTACGCCGCCAATTTTTATGTGGCCTTGAGCGACCGCGACGACGGCCTGGTGCGCTTTCCGTATTTCGTCGATGAATTCGATTTGCCGCCCGATCCGGAGGTGGGCGTCAGGCTGGCGTCGAGCGAACAGTCGCCGACCGCCTGGGTGATGCTGAACCGGCAGCGGCTGGTGATGACGGCGGAAGAAGAGGCCGCCAAGAAAGGCGACGGCAGCACCTGGGGCGGCGGCACCTCGGCCGAGCACTGGATGGGTTGCCCGCTGCTGGACCAGCAGCACCAGGCGCTGGGCGCGATCGTGATCCAGAGTTACGATACGCGGCATACTTTCCACCAGGAAGACCAGGCGCTGTTCGCGCTGATCGCCAACCATGTGTCGAGCGCCTTGCAAGGCATGCAAAGCATGGACCGGCTGGAGCGCGCGGTGCAGGAGCGCACCGCCTTGCTGGCGCATGAAGTGGCGGAGCGGCGCCGCGCCGAAAACCTGCAGCATGCGCTGTATGAAATCGCCAACTTGTCGGCGCTGGCGTCGGACGCCGGCACCTTGTATCAGCGCTTGCATGAAATTATCAGCGAACTGGTGACAGCCAAGAATTTCCTGATCGCCTTGTATCACCCGGACAGCAAGGACATCAGCATCCCGTATTTTGTCGATGAAAAAGATGCCCAAGCACCGGTCCAGCGTTTCCATTACGGCGTCGGCATGAGTTCTTATGTGCTGGCGCGCAAGCAAGCCAGCCTGCTCGATGCGGCCGCTTATGCACGACTGGTGGCCAGCGGCGAAATGGACGAGGCGCTGGGCAATGCCGGCATGACCAGCTGGATGGGCGCGCCGATGCTGCTGGGCGACCGCGCCTATGGCGTGATCATCGTGCAAAGCTACGACCAGTCGGTGATTTACAGCCAGCCGGACCTGGATATCCTGGCCTTCATGGCCAGCCACGTGGCGGTGGCGATTGCGCGTATGCAAGCCGACCGCGCGATACGCCAGGCCAAGGAGACGCTGGAAGAGCAGAATGCGGCGCTCAATTCGGCGCTGACCGCGTTGCGGGAAGCGCAATCGGAACTGGTGCGCCAGGAAAAACTGGCCTCGCTGGGGCGGCTGGTGGCCGGCGTCGCGCATGAAATCAATACGCCGCTGGGCATTTGCGTCACCGCCACCAGCCATCTGGTGCAGGAATTGAAATTGGCCAGGGAAGAGCTGGCCGCCGGCGAGTTGAATGAAGACGGCTTGCAGCAGTTTTTCGACATCATCGACCAGACGCTGCGCATCATGACCACCAATACCCAGCGCGCGGCGGCGCTGGTGCGCAGCTTCAAGCAAGTGGCGGTGGACCAGTCGTCGGACGATATCCGCAGCTTCAATCTGCACAATTATCTGGCTGAAGTGCTGCTGTCGCTGCAGCCCAAGTTGAAGGGCAAGCCGGTCAAGGTGGCCCTCGATTGCCCGGCGGATCTGCAACTGGACAGTTTCCCGGGCGCGGTGTCGCAAATCGTCACGAATATGGTGGTCAATTCTCTGGTGCACGGTTTTGCGGAAGACACGCCGGGCCATATCGCGATCGCGGTGCGGCTCGATCAGGGCCAGGTGTACCTCGATTACAGCGACGACGGCATCGGCATGGATGGCGCGACGCTGGCACAATTATTCGATCCGTTTTTTACCACCAAGCGCGGTTCCGGCGGCAGCGGCCTGGGCGCGCATATCTTGTACAACCTGGTTACCGGCCCGCTGGGCGGCAGCGTCAAGGCCGACAGCGCGCCGGGGCAGGGCTTGCGCTACCGGCTGCGGTTTCCGCAAAGCCGGCGCGCCTGA
- a CDS encoding C13 family peptidase yields the protein MNRIYPHPWKPLLSRLAIATVLVCGAAAIASPQPTAQTADGGKYYGPLVHGKMQGSGKLSYASGAYYEGHFEQGLFSGSGSYHQSNGTVSQGEFHQGVFQSGKFTDADGNVYQGKFAAGQPVGKIIWRSKEGDRYEGQFKEWKFDGPGYLRSAEGDEYRGNFRNGLFEGEGTLTYAQPQPDGRGTFSGTWREGEFQDPVADRQTRANIETALYGQRALLDRTLAGLLPHQPGKINLYLLAVGGDGAQEVFHRETTFVQQQFDRDFGTKGRSMVLLNSRNTVAQQPMATVTSIRESLAAIGARMDKQNDILFLFLTSHGSPDHQLSLAQNGMDLQNLEAKELGTLLKQSGIRWKVVVLSACYAGGFIPALQDEHTLVITAARSDRSSFGCADDSEFTYFSEAYFKDALPRSSSFIDAFEKAKVLVAAREAEDFKQAGADDEKNHSEPQIHHAAPIDQYLHTWRTELKQP from the coding sequence ATGAACCGCATCTATCCGCATCCATGGAAACCGTTGTTATCCCGGCTGGCGATCGCCACCGTGCTGGTATGCGGCGCCGCTGCGATTGCCTCGCCGCAACCGACGGCGCAAACGGCGGATGGCGGCAAATATTACGGCCCGCTGGTACATGGGAAAATGCAAGGCAGCGGCAAGCTCAGTTATGCCAGCGGCGCGTATTACGAAGGCCATTTCGAGCAGGGCTTGTTTTCGGGCAGCGGCAGCTACCACCAAAGCAACGGCACCGTGTCGCAAGGCGAATTCCATCAGGGCGTGTTCCAAAGCGGAAAATTCACTGATGCCGACGGCAATGTCTACCAAGGCAAGTTCGCCGCCGGCCAGCCGGTCGGCAAGATCATCTGGCGCAGCAAGGAAGGCGACCGTTACGAAGGCCAGTTCAAGGAGTGGAAATTCGACGGCCCCGGTTATCTGCGCAGCGCCGAAGGCGATGAATACCGCGGCAATTTCCGCAATGGCCTGTTCGAAGGCGAAGGCACGCTGACCTACGCCCAGCCGCAGCCGGACGGCCGCGGCACCTTCAGCGGCACCTGGCGCGAAGGCGAGTTCCAGGATCCGGTCGCCGACCGGCAAACCCGGGCCAATATCGAAACCGCGCTATATGGCCAGCGCGCCCTGCTCGACCGCACGCTGGCCGGCTTGCTGCCGCATCAGCCGGGCAAGATCAATCTGTATTTGCTGGCGGTCGGCGGCGATGGCGCACAAGAAGTCTTCCACCGCGAAACAACATTCGTGCAACAGCAATTCGACCGCGATTTCGGCACCAAGGGCCGCTCGATGGTCTTGCTCAACAGCCGCAACACCGTGGCGCAACAGCCGATGGCAACCGTGACCAGCATCCGCGAAAGCCTGGCGGCCATCGGCGCCAGGATGGACAAGCAAAACGACATCCTGTTCCTGTTCCTGACCAGCCACGGCTCGCCCGACCACCAATTGTCGCTGGCGCAAAACGGCATGGACTTGCAAAACCTGGAAGCGAAGGAACTGGGCACGCTGCTGAAACAAAGCGGCATCCGCTGGAAAGTGGTGGTGCTGTCGGCCTGTTATGCGGGCGGTTTCATTCCCGCGCTGCAAGACGAGCATACCCTGGTCATCACGGCGGCGCGCAGCGACCGCAGCTCCTTCGGCTGCGCCGACGATAGCGAATTCACCTATTTCAGCGAAGCCTATTTCAAGGATGCCTTGCCACGCAGCAGCAGCTTCATCGACGCCTTCGAGAAGGCCAAGGTACTGGTCGCCGCGCGCGAAGCGGAAGACTTCAAGCAGGCCGGTGCCGATGACGAAAAAAATCATTCCGAACCGCAAATCCATCATGCGGCACCGATCGACCAGTACTTGCACACCTGGCGCACAGAACTGAAACAACCTTGA
- a CDS encoding TolC family protein: MHRFLLSFSMAVLAMPATAATALEPAAPLTLPAALNLALQANPDLSAAQHELDALGGATLQAQALPNPELQTLVEDSRKASRTSTLQLNQLVELGGKRAARIKVAQQEQSAAQAELAARRADTRAAVIGAFFDVLSAQQGLSLADSSSALAHRASDITGRRVIAGKASPVEETRARVAEASVRLDWNLARSALNTARQRLAALWGNPAPRFTMAEGALEQLPDLPPPEQLAQRLEQAPAMLKARSELARRQAMADLENRRRMPDLTVSVGIKRPEELGRNQAIIGVSVPLPWFDRNQGNLLEALRRGDKARDELAATAIRTHTGLAEASERLAGARHQVNALQNDILPGAQSAYDAASKGFEFGKFAFLDVLDAQRTLLQAKSQYLRALSEAHQAAAEIDRILGATE; this comes from the coding sequence ATGCACCGTTTTTTATTGTCATTCAGCATGGCCGTGCTTGCCATGCCCGCCACTGCCGCCACGGCACTGGAACCGGCCGCGCCATTGACCTTGCCGGCGGCGCTGAACCTGGCCTTGCAAGCCAATCCCGACCTGTCCGCCGCGCAACATGAGCTCGATGCGCTGGGCGGCGCCACGCTGCAGGCGCAAGCGTTGCCGAACCCGGAATTGCAAACGCTGGTCGAAGATAGCCGCAAGGCCAGCCGCACCAGCACGCTGCAGCTGAACCAGCTGGTCGAACTGGGCGGCAAGCGCGCCGCGCGCATCAAGGTCGCGCAGCAAGAGCAATCCGCTGCCCAGGCCGAGCTGGCGGCGCGCCGGGCCGATACCCGGGCCGCCGTCATCGGCGCGTTTTTCGACGTGCTGAGCGCACAGCAAGGCTTGTCGCTGGCCGACAGTTCCAGCGCGCTGGCGCACCGTGCCAGCGACATCACCGGCCGCCGCGTGATCGCCGGCAAGGCGTCGCCGGTCGAGGAAACCCGCGCCAGGGTCGCCGAAGCGAGCGTGCGGCTGGACTGGAACCTGGCGCGCAGCGCCTTGAACACGGCGCGCCAGCGGCTGGCCGCCTTATGGGGCAATCCGGCGCCGCGCTTCACGATGGCCGAGGGCGCACTGGAGCAGTTGCCGGACTTGCCGCCGCCAGAGCAGCTGGCGCAGCGGCTGGAACAGGCGCCGGCCATGCTGAAGGCGCGCAGCGAACTGGCGCGGCGCCAGGCGATGGCGGACCTGGAAAACCGGCGCCGCATGCCGGACCTGACCGTCAGTGTCGGCATCAAGCGTCCCGAAGAACTGGGCCGCAACCAGGCCATCATCGGCGTATCGGTGCCGCTGCCCTGGTTCGACCGTAACCAGGGTAATTTACTGGAAGCATTGCGGCGCGGCGACAAGGCCAGGGATGAACTGGCCGCCACCGCCATCCGCACGCACACCGGACTGGCCGAGGCCAGCGAGCGGCTGGCCGGCGCGCGGCACCAGGTCAACGCGCTGCAAAACGACATCCTGCCGGGCGCGCAAAGCGCCTACGACGCCGCGTCCAAGGGTTTCGAGTTCGGCAAATTCGCCTTCCTCGACGTGCTCGACGCCCAGCGCACTTTGCTGCAAGCCAAATCCCAATACCTGCGCGCATTGTCCGAAGCGCATCAAGCCGCCGCCGAGATCGACCGCATCCTCGGCGCCACGGAATAA
- a CDS encoding efflux RND transporter periplasmic adaptor subunit: MTFNLNKKQGITIGAIAAIGLLLAGLILGTANTTHEAPAPVAEAEAKAGHHEEGKVALSDASIKAAGITLAAAGPGRIKTSIALPGEIRFNEDRTAHVVPRLAGVVELVHADLGQLVRKGQILAVIASTGLSEQRSELLSAQRRLSLARSTYEREHKLWLEKISAEQDYLQARQVLQEAEIAVQNASQKLSALGASAAGPGALNRYDIRAPFDGMVLEKHIALGEAVKEDANIFVISDLSTVWAEIAVPAKDLNTVRVGGQVAIKASAFDASASGTITYVGALIGEQTRTAKARLTLANPAMAWRPGLFVTVEVVSGDADAAVTVASDAIQSIEDKPAVFIKLADGFKATPVTLGRSDGKLTEITKGLPAGAVYAASGSFVLKSELGKAGASHEH, encoded by the coding sequence ATGACATTTAATCTGAACAAGAAGCAAGGCATCACCATCGGCGCCATTGCCGCCATTGGCCTATTGCTGGCCGGACTGATACTCGGCACCGCTAACACCACGCACGAAGCACCGGCGCCAGTCGCCGAAGCCGAGGCCAAGGCCGGCCACCATGAAGAAGGCAAGGTCGCATTGAGCGACGCCAGTATCAAGGCGGCCGGCATTACCCTAGCCGCCGCCGGTCCGGGGCGCATCAAGACCAGTATCGCCCTGCCCGGTGAAATCCGCTTTAATGAAGACCGCACCGCCCACGTCGTGCCGCGCCTGGCCGGCGTGGTCGAGCTGGTGCACGCCGACCTCGGCCAACTGGTCAGGAAGGGCCAGATCCTGGCGGTGATCGCCAGCACCGGCTTGTCGGAACAGCGCAGCGAATTGCTGTCGGCGCAACGCCGCCTGAGTCTGGCGCGTTCGACCTACGAACGGGAGCACAAGTTGTGGCTAGAAAAAATCTCGGCCGAACAAGATTATCTGCAGGCCCGGCAAGTGTTGCAGGAAGCGGAAATCGCGGTGCAAAACGCCAGCCAGAAACTCAGTGCGCTGGGTGCCAGCGCGGCCGGACCCGGTGCGCTGAACCGTTATGACATCCGCGCACCGTTCGACGGCATGGTGCTCGAAAAACATATCGCGCTGGGCGAAGCGGTCAAGGAAGACGCGAACATCTTCGTCATTTCCGACTTGTCGACGGTGTGGGCCGAAATCGCCGTGCCGGCCAAGGACTTGAATACCGTGCGTGTCGGCGGCCAGGTCGCCATCAAGGCCAGCGCGTTCGACGCCAGCGCCAGCGGCACCATCACCTATGTCGGCGCCTTGATCGGCGAACAGACCCGCACCGCCAAGGCGCGTCTCACGCTGGCCAATCCGGCGATGGCGTGGCGGCCCGGCCTGTTCGTCACGGTGGAAGTGGTGTCCGGCGATGCCGACGCGGCCGTCACGGTGGCCAGCGACGCGATCCAGAGCATCGAAGACAAACCGGCCGTGTTTATCAAGCTCGCCGACGGTTTCAAGGCCACCCCGGTGACGCTGGGACGCAGCGACGGCAAGCTGACGGAGATTACCAAGGGATTGCCGGCCGGCGCCGTGTATGCGGCCAGCGGCAGCTTCGTGCTCAAGTCCGAGCTGGGCAAGGCCGGCGCCAGCCATGAACATTGA